GCTTTCAACTCGttatttcataattaaaattTCATAAGTTATGGCATGCCTAAGTGGAGTAGTAGTTTGAATCACCTCTTTTATACAAATgatattattatttttgcatCCGCTGAGAGAGACTCCTTAGAGATGATAATGGATACATTGCACAGGTATGAAACTATGTCTAGACAAAGATCAATAAGGAGAAGATCTCATtctatatgcatcaaaatatagtAGATACCCTGTATGAAACAATTCAAGATACAATAGATTTTGTGAGAGGGCAGTTTTCCTTCACATATTTGGGTTATCCTATATACTGCACAAGGAAAAAAAATATACTATGATGATTTAATTGGAAAGGTGAAGAAGAAGTTACAGACATGGAAGGGGAAGTTATTATCCTATGAAAAATAGGTGGTTATAATCTCACGTGTACTTCAAAGTATGTCAATACACTTGCTCTCAACTATTGACCCTCCTAGATATATAATTGATAAGCTTCATAAAACATTTGCTAGAGTTTATTAGAGTACTAAGgaggagagaagaagaagaagagattgGTCAGAATGGAAGAACTTATGCTTGACTACATAGGAGGGATGATTGGTGTTCAGGTTTTCATATGATGTCTCCAAGGCACCTTTTGCTCAGCTCTGGTGGAGGTTTAGAATAACCAAATCATTAAAAATTTTATGTGGAACAAATTCTGCAAGAAACTATTCTTTATGGATCTACTATGATACAGTTGATTTACATGTATACCTGACATCTAGACCTagaaatgtatttttctcatgctaccTGATATTTAACCTACTTTATCCGTGTTGGACTTTAACTGTTacacttgaaagcatgcctaaattacTGAAATGTGGATAAGTTGAACTTGGTATCATTAAGCTATTGTTTCTATAGTTTATTCTTTATATTCTGAATTGTTATCGGTATTGGTATTGGATTGTTGTTCTGAGTTCTTCACTGTTTTCAACTCAAGGatagtgttgttacttattgagtacattaggtcggttttactcatactacactctgcactttgtgtgcatatccaggtacatcCGTCCGAGGTGATTATGAGACTTGAGTTTTGCTAGCTTTTGGAGACAACGAGATAGCTGTCATATCGTTCGCAGTCCTTGAAGTTCTCTTCTTGTTATCTTTTATCTTTACTGATCTTGTATCCGGACAATTGTGTTGGAGGATTTGCTTGTACCTTATTATTCAGTAGTGCTTGGGTGCTCGTTGACACCACATTATGAGATTGGTTATAGTAGCATTTTGGCTTTATTCTCAGATATTTATTGATATTCTTCCGTTATTGGGTTATTAGACCATGTTATTCCATTTTCATTAATATCATGTGATTGTTGGCTTACCTAATAGGTTGGGTTAGATGCCATTATGACTTgagaatttggggtcatgacaagtttgtatcagagcactaggcttaggtctcacgattcatgaatAAGTTTAGtggagtcttgtggatcggtacgaagacgcatgtacttatcttcaagaggctatcaAACTATTAGGAAAGTTCACTTTCTTACATTCTTATCGTGTGAATTTGTTAATTCCGAAGTTTGAGGTGAGGACACAGCGGCCGGATCAGGcggacggccaccagtaccaccatctagggccgcgagaggccgaggcgtCATactacagctagagcagcacctgtggagccaccaaTTGCTCCAGATGAGTGGTTGATACCAGATGTTGTTGAGTCGGTGGaactagctcaggcaccagttatTCCCATTGTGAtcccaggccttcaagaggccttAGCCCAGATTTTGATTGTGTGCACGAGCCTAGCACAAGCAGTCTCAGTTCCagctgcaccagccacttctcagaccggggaggtgcttagactcctactgcccgtactccagagtagaTAGCTCAGGAACTCCAAACACTAGGGGTACTACCAGTCCAGACGGTTGCTGCTACTCGGGCCGAGGTTGGCCCacttatgagtgatgaggagcagatgAGACTAGAGAGGcttgggaggctcaagcctctAGAGTTCAACGGGGAGGAGCCAGAGAATGCTCAGGATGTCTTAGACCAGTGTCAATGGATTCTTCGCACAGTGGGTATTTGGAGACCAATGGAGTTGCATTTCCCACATTTCAGCTGATTGGGGCAGCCTACAGATGGTGGCATGCCTATGAGTTAAGCAGGCAGTTGGCGCAGCGCCACTTTCATGGTATGAGTTCTCCATTCTTTCATTAAAGAAGTTTGTCCCACAGActcgtagggaggagctgcgtagagattttgagcagctacgccgGGGAGATATGACTGTGACCCAGTAGgaaataaaattcaaaaatatggcTCGTCATGTTATATGGCTGGTTCCCATAGAGAGAGGGAGGATccggaggttcattgatggcctaaaCTATGGCCTACGTTACAGTTTGGCTCGGGAAGTCGAGACagatgctaggtttgaccaggtggtctAGATTTCTAGGCGCTTGGAGTCGGTTCGCAGGCTTGAGCGTGAGGAGCGGGAGGGAAAGAGGCCCCAtaattttggtggtttcagtggtacctCACCTGGAGGTCAGTCACATCACAGTAGAGATCGTCCGTACAGGCCGACTTagatggctcgtccagttcaGTATGGTACATCATCTAgtcatggttcatatagtgctcATCCGGGTCAGTCATCTTTCAGTGCCTTCCCATCTCAAAGTTCATCCCATGCTCCATCATTTCAGGGTTCGTCAGTACCGGGTTCTTCCATTGCtattctagttctcggggtccGATTCATGCCCCACCATCATTTCCATCTAGAAGTTGTTACGACTATGGAGAGTTGGCGCATGCGAGGTAGTATTGCCCATGTCACTACAAAGGTCCAGTGCAGCAGGGAGGCCAGCCTATGACCCCTGCACCAGTTGCTTCATCACCCACTCAGCCAGGTCAGGGTGGGACTCAGACTGTTCGAGGTCGACCTATAGTGGGAGGTCATTCAAGTGGTGGTCACGCTCAATGCTATGCTTTTCCCGCCAGTCCAGAGGCAATTTCTTCCGATgttatgatcacaggtattgttttagtgtgccacagAGATGCTCCCATagtatttgaccctagttccacttagtCATATGTATCAGcgtactttgctcgttatttggatatgcctcgtgattccttagttacgcgtgttcatgtatctacgtcggTAGGCGATTCTATTGTGTATCTTGATgaaggagggtagggtgattgcttatgcttcgcgccagttgaagcctcatgagaagaactacctcatTCATGATGTAGAtttggcagctattgttcgtgcattgaagatttggaggcattatctctatggcatGTCCTatgaggtatttatagatcatcagagtctacaacacttgtttgagcaaaaggatctaaatttgaggcagcagagataGTCAGAGCtgttaaaagattatgatatcaccattttgtatcatcccagaaaggccaatatggtggccgattccttgagcagaaaggctatgagtatgggtagccttgcatatattccagttggtgagagaccgctagcatcagatgttcaggccttggccaatcagttcatgaggttagatatttcagagcctagtctggttctagcttgcgtggtttctcggtcttctttgtatgaatgcatcagagagcgtcagtatgacgactcccattttcttgtccttaaggacacaatgcagcacagtgatgccaaggtggtttccattggggatgatggggtgttgcgaatGCAGgctcagatttgtgtgcccaaaatggatgggttacgtgagttgattcttgaggaggcccacagtttgcggtatttcattcatccgggtgccgcgaagatatatcaggatttgaggcaacactattggtggaggagaatgaacaaatatatagtggagtatgtggctcagtgcttgaactgtcagcaggtgaagtaagAGCATCAGAGGCCGTGatgtttgcttcagagacttgagattcccaagtggaaatgagagcgcgttaccatggattttgttgctGGGCTCCCACGAGAtatgaagaaatttgatgcagctTGGGTTATTGTGGAGCAGTTGACTAAGTTTGCACATTTCATTCCgattgtgactacctattcttcagagcggttggctgagatctatatccacaAGAtggttcgccttcacggtgtgtcgGTGTCCACTTTTTTGAACTGGGCAAGCatttcacatcgcagttttggagagcagtgcagcaagAGTTAGGCACACGGATTGAGTTGAGCCCTAcacggacggacagttcgagtGTACCATTCAggtcttggaggatatgctacgcgcttgtgttatggatttcgggggttcttgggatcagtttctaccgctgGTAGAGTTTgattacaacaacagctactaatTGAGTAGTtatatggctccttatgaggccttatatgggtgacagtgtcgttctccagttgatTGGTTTGATCCGGgtaaggctaggttgttgggtactaATTTGGTGCAGGATGCCTTGAAGAAATTTAAgctgattcaggatcggcttcgtacagcacagtctagacaggaGAGTTACGCGTAtcagaaggtttgcgatgtttcatgtatggtgggagagaaggtattgcttagagtttctcccatgaagggtgtgatgaggttcgagaagaagggcacccttggtatattggcccttttgaggtgcttgagaggattagggaggtggcctacaagcttaaattgccacctagtctatcgggtgttcacccgatatttcatgtttctatgctttagaagtattatggtgattcaTCTCATGTTTTGAATTTCAGCACGGTCCAGTTAGATGGGAATTTGACTTATGaagtggagccggtggccattttggatcggcaggttcgaaagttgagatcaaagaatatagcttcagtgaaagttcaaTGGAGAGGCCAagcagtcgaggaggctacttgagaGACCGAGCGAAAGATGCAGAGCagctatccacacctatttgagactacaggtatgattctagacccgtttgatgacgaacgtttgtttaagaggggagaatgtaacgaccggaccaatcgttttgagtattgtagccccgttcccccatttgtTGCTTCTTGTATGtgcatttgtggttatgtgacttgctggggtggttggtttggttccgaagATATTtcgaagtgaattgggacacttagtcctaaggttggaagcttaagttgaaagagtttatcgtagtttaacttttgtgtagacgactccagaatggaaatttgatggttccagtaattccgtacggtgattttggacataggagtatgtctggatattaatttggaggtccgtaggtcgttttggcttgaattagaGAAAAatggaaagttgaaagtttagaaggttgagaggtttgacgagagttggaataggttttggattttggttctgggagttggaataggtctgttgtgtcatttatgacttgtgtgcaaaatttgaggtcaatcgaagttggtttgatatgttttggcattggttttagaagctggaagttcattagtttcaatagacttgaattggggtgtgattcgtgaatttgatgttgtttgatgtgatttaaggcttcgactaagtttgtatcaagttctaggatgtgttggtatgtttggatggggtcctgagggcctcgagggtgattcggattgaaatcgggaTGAGTTTTGGACTTAAAGAATTTCTGCTGGCTTCaattctggtgtaaccgcacttgCGAGGTTTTAGCCGCATGTGCGGAGCCACAGAAGCAGACAGTTGTGCGCAGGAGTGAGATTCTGGGATGCTgctgggtcgcaggtgcgaggaatatgCCGCATCTGTGAACCTGTAGTTGCGTGTTGCTTCCGCATAAGCGGAGGAGGAGCTAGGATTAggaatccgcagaagcggacacaaGTGCACAGAAACGcgcccgcaggtgcgatggataGTCGGCAGAAGTGGAAGGTGACTTGGAGCATGACTCGTAAAAACGGAGAAGTTTCGCAGGTGTGGGCTTTGGACCGTAGATGCGGTAGGGTGGAGTTTAAGGGAGTTCCACATATGCGGAaattggatcgcagaagcggttccgcagaagcgaagaatgGATCGCATATGCGAAATGAGTGGCAGTGTTATATTTCGAAGGGTTTCGAGTTTTCTCTCATTTTTAGACTTGTGGAGCTCGACTAGGGGCAATAtttgagagggatttcactaGAATTCAAGAGGTAAGCGATTTTTGATCACTTTTATTcataaatattgaatacccattgatttctacacctagattatgtgtgtttgaggtgaaactcGGGGGATTTTGGACTATGTATttgagagtaagatttggggatttgagggttgatttgtggttggaattggacgattttggtatggttggacttgtaattgaatgtgagttcggattttgtgaattttgtctgGTTCCAAAGcgtgggcctggggttgactttttggttcactttttgattttggttaaagatcttagctttatcgtctagaatcgattcctatagcttgtattgattatattaagttatttgtgactagattcgagtcgttcggaggtcgattcacgaggcaagggtttgttggagcattgagttgcgcgctttgaggtaagtaacacatctaaacttgcatttgagggtatttaaccctaaGGATTATGTTGTATGATAGATATTggggtgacgtacatgctaggtgacggatgtATGTGCATGCACCGGTTTGTTCATGGAGTAGGGAGGCCTTTAGGCTATTTCTGGGCTTCTTTTGCTATCATATCATGTTTATCCCCGTGTTTCCTCTACTTGACTAATTATATGAACTATGAATCATGTTagacatcatgtctaggctatgtgctaaGCGTTTAAGACTTGTTAGGGCTATTTTTGTTATCCCTGAGCTATGTATCTTATTTGCACACATGTTCTTAGTCATGAT
This sequence is a window from Nicotiana tomentosiformis chromosome 5, ASM39032v3, whole genome shotgun sequence. Protein-coding genes within it:
- the LOC138892258 gene encoding uncharacterized protein translates to MDFVAGLPRDMKKFDAAWVIVEQLTKFAHFIPIVTTYSSERLAEIYIHKMCRSPVDWFDPGKARLLGTNLVQDALKKFKLIQDRLRTAQSRQESYAYQKKYYGDSSHVLNFSTVQLDGNLTYEVEPVAILDRQVRKLRSKNIASVKVQWRGQAVEEAT